The window TCTCCATGGAGAACACTCCGTGAGGCTGTGGTAGGTATTTGAAATCGCATCATCTTCTGGATTAGTTAATTGGCCATGCGCGCGGTGGGTATCGCCATGATCGTTGGGAAGATCGATCTGCCTGTTCGGTCATGAAGCAAGGGCCGCTACCTCCGTCACGGAGCATTTCGCGATGCGGCTCGTATGAGCACTCTACCTCAGGCCAGGGGACGGCCAAGGCGAAATGATATAGGGGGACCAGTTGGATACGCTGTGGAGCAGTGCTTGATAATGAatcgaaaaaaagacaagggGACTCGCTTTTCTTGAAAATTAAACAAGAAATATTCTGGAAACGTTGGGCATCAACTGCTGGTCCCAGGCACGGCTGGGCTCTCCCGGGCCTAGGCCTCGATGGCTCTCGGCCGGGATCGCGAGAAGAACCGCCTTTGGGTGGAACCACGCCAAGCAACAAACCCGGCATTAAGTCCTCGGGCTTTAGCTGGCCCCATTGTTCTTGCGCTGTGCCTAGGTTTGCGAAACAAGAGAGATAGGAGAGCTGAGCGCAGAGATTTCCAAGCCGGGTGCCGTGCGAATTGCAACAGGCAGAAAAGTGACTAATGCCGGGGGGCGAGCTGGGATGAATAAACATGAATGATAACTAGACTAGATGGGTCCAACTAACTCAAATACCAGTTTCTGCAGTCAGAAGTGACATAGCTGCTTGTTCAAGTCGCTATCGACCGTCTATTGTGCTACATAAAGAGCAGCGTTGCGCCGTCCATCTTACATGCATGCGGAATCGGTGCTAGCATTGACACTTCAGCTTCCCCTCCGAGATCTTTTGTTCGCCCTGTTTGTTAGCGGAGGACGGGAATAACTGCTTTGGATTAACGTACATGTTCCAGTAAACACCATTCACCTCATCGAGTTGTCATTGTTTTGCATCGACTAAAATCTGTCGACGACTTACGAATTGCGCTGCCATCTGCTTGCTATACTGTGCCGGAGCCAGGACCCTCTCTTTTCCGCCATTGAAACAGAACCAACTGGACCTTTCTTCCCGCTGCTACTGAGAGCCTCGCCTGTCAGCTCGACATCATCACATCTCCAGCGCCCCCACCTTACCTAATTAGCCATCAACATCCCACTTAGGCCCTTCCAGTAGCTGGCTCTAGCCCATACGCGTACTAGCCGTCTGTGCACCTGTCCTGTTCCAGCGCTAGTGCCGCGCCCGGACGAGTACTCGGTACATTCCATCTCGCCCTGCCAGCCCCCAACCACTGCCGTAACGAGTACCGTGGCCTCGCTTCCACCTATCGCAACGACTGCCGTGCCTGCGCCGTCAAGCTTTTTCGCACCCTAGCTCTGACCACCGACTCTATCTATCGGGGCcccctcttcgccctcgGTTTGCTGGGGTTTACTCGGCCAATTGGTTCTTTTCCATCAGCCATTGGCCATCATATTTATATCGGCGGtgtatcctttttttcttcgtcccATCCTCCTTGGACTTGGACCGCCTTGTATCTATATATCTATACTATATCCATCTCTCCCACTGGTCATTGGGGAGCGAATCATACGGCTAGAAGCGCAGGTTGAGCGCGCTGTACCACCTTGGATATCGACATCAGCATCGACATCATGGATTCCGCCGAACGAGAGCTCTGGGAGGCAGAGCGCGATGCCTCGGCCGGTCGCTACCAGCGCGCCAGCAACGAAATCGAGCGGGCCATAACAGcgtcgtcggcctcgtcgtcttcagaTCGCGACAGCATCTACCGCCGCCGAACTAACATGAGTCGCGTATCAACGCAAAACGATCTGGAGCGTCACTCCACGGCCCTCAGTCGCATTGCCACCCAGAGAAGCCAGCACGTTAACACCGTTGGAGGCTCAATCCGCTCAGAGAGTAGAGCCTCTCGAAAGCCTCTGCCAGCTTTTGGTGGCGGCAAGCCATACCCCCCATTACTGCCTGCCCAAGAAGAATATGTCGTCGAGTTTGACGGGCCCAACGACCCTCTACACGCTCAGAATTGGCCGACAAGAAAGAAGCTCCTCACGTCTGCCATGCTGGCCTATACTACAGTCGTCGCAACCTTtacatcttccatcttctcttctgcgaCATCCACCGTGGCCAGGAAATTCGATGTGGGCCTCGAGGTTGGCGTTTTGGGCACTTCGCTTTACGTTCTGGGTTTCGCATTCGGTCCCTCGCTGTGGGCGCCGTTGTCTGAATTGAAGGGCCGTCGTTTGCCCATTgtcgtctccatctttggcttctctctcttcaccaTTGCGACGGCCACTGCCAAGGATATTCAGACGATTCTCATCTGCCGTTTCTTCGCTGGCTTCTTCGGCTCCTGCCCCCTGGCTGTCGTtgccgccgtcttctccGACATGTTTGACAACAGGACTAGAGGAACAGCTATTGCTATTTTTTCCATGACTGTTTTCACTGGCCCCATGCTGGCGCCCTTCATCGGCGGCTTCATTGTTACATCCTATCTGGGGTGGCGCTGGACCGAGTATCTCTGTGCTATTATGGGATTCGCCGCTTTTATTCTCGACTTGTTCTTTCTCGAGGAGTCTTATCCACCAGTCATCCTTGTTAGCAAGGCGTCTGAGCTGCGACGACGGACTAAGAACTGGGGCATCCATGCCAAACAGGAGGAAATCGAAAtcgactttggcgagctCGTCAGCAAGAATTTCCTCCGTCCGATACGCCTTCTGTTCACCGAacccatcatcttccttctctctctttacaTGAGTTTTATCTATGGGCTGCTCTATCTATTCTTCACCGCGTACCCCCTTGTTTTCCAAGGTGTTCACGGATTCACCCCGGGCATTTCTGGGTTGACTTTCTTCGGATTGGTTATTGGTGAGCTTCTTGCTACCTTTACCATCATTGCTCAGGTGCCATGGTACAATCGCAAACTTGCTGCAAACAATGGCATGCCAATTCCGGAGTGGCGATTGCCCAACATGATGGTTGGCGGTATTGCCTTTGCCGGCGGCATCTTTTGGTTTGGATGGTAAGTTGTCAATCCAAAATTACTGCGCCAGAATGAATAGTCAGTAGCTAACAAGAATTTTAGGACTGGATTCTCGGCCGATATCCATTGGGCAGCCCCTGCTGTCAGCGGAATTCTCACGGGCTTCGGCCTCATGTCGATTTTCCTCCAGGCCCTCAACTATATTGTCGATGCCTACCTCATGTTTGCCGCTTCAGCCCTTGCCGGAAACACTCTGATGAGATCTCTCTTTGGAGCTGCTTTCCCGCTTTTTGGGCGTCAAATGTTCGTTGGCATGCACATTCAGTGGGCTAGCACCCTTCTCGGCTGCGTAGCCGTTGCCCTGGCCCCTATCCCATTCATTTTCTACAAATACGGTGCCAAGATTCGAGCAAAGAGCAAGATTGCTCCCGTCTTTTCTGCCCCAGCCGATGAACCCGAATCTTCTGATACCAACGTGGACGAGAACGAAGAGgtgcagagagagaaggaagaagagcacaaCGCAGCAGCATTGGCCAATGCGCCAAAGAAGGAGAGCGAGGTTGGCGGCCCCGCTGAGACCGTATAAAGGGGTTATGAAGAgattttgccttttcttttcgtcttctttccaCGTCTGCAACTTGACTTTCTATATATGGGTTGATGATACCATTCCATTTTATATAAATGGACGAGCGGGAGTGTGAGCATGgcgtttttgtttttctattcaaaaaaagaagcttggtTTGGAAAGCgatataatattttactagtaCGAATAATGTCTTACTATGAGAGAGGCGAGCGATATAGTATTAGATGGGGATGCTAGAACACGGCCATCGGCCTTGTGTGGATATCAAACAGCGGTTGCATCAGCCAGCCGGGGTCAATCTTACAATATAGAACTCAATGACGGATCTACGTGCTCCCTTGCTTGTGACGGATGATTAGAGTGCTTATGGGTAACTTAAGCATAGCAGTCAAGGAAATAATCAGCACACGTTTCTTATTTTCACACACTATATAATAACCCTAGCAGCCACCACTTTAGTTATAGCATGGGCTActattgctgctattgctaTACTGCTGCTGTATTAACATATATCTGTACTTCACGTTTCAGCCTCGGCTGGGGACATGGAACTTGGATTGGAAAAGCTAGATAGCAGCTAGCAGCTACAAGCGTCAGGCGTCTCATGCAAGAATCGGCGGTGCCAAGTCACAGTGCAAATTCCGCACTGTCCTATCCCGCTTAATCGCATATCAGAGCTCTGTCCACCACACCACCTTCATGTCATGAGATTGGAGCTCCCAAGAGCTTTTGACATCATAAACCATGCTTCGAAAAAACCCGTCATGATTCCCTCATTATGCCGCTTGCGCTGCCCCCAGTGGCAGCTACGAGCCCGCATCTGCTCTGCGCGGACCTTTTCAGACGTCAAGCGCCCTTCGTCTGCGCCAAAGCCCATCATTGACATCAAGCACATTCGGCAGAACCCGGAGCTCTATGAGAAGACGTGCCTGGAGCGCAACTACAAGCGTCAGGCTTCTTACCCTGCGAGAATCGGCCAATTGCATGCTgagtggcagcagcttcagaagGATGGCCGCGCGCTGAGGGAGAGGTCGAATTTGCTGAGGAAAGAGCTGGCGAATTCGGCGACGagcagcgatgatgaggacctCAAGGATGTGAAGAACATGAGCCGCGAGAAGGTCCAGGAGGAAGCGAGAGCACTAAAGAGCGAGCTAGTGGtgattgagaagaaggaggccgaTGCGGTTACGCAGATggaggcgctggcgctggagattCCAAACCTCACCAGCGCGGATACGCCAAGGGGAGAGGAATTTGAAGTTTTAAGCTATATCAACGAACCGCCGAGCTTTGAGCAGGGACCTGAGAGGATCTGGAGATCTCATGTCCACATCGGCGCTGAGTTGGGCATTCTCGACtttgctggtgctgccacGGCCTCTGGCTGGGGGTGGTACTATCTGCTCGGCGAAGCAGCACAGCTGGAGCAAGCCCTGATCCAATATGCCCTCGCAGTGGTTACAAAACACGGATGGACGCAAGTGTCGCCCCCTACTATGGTGTACAGTCATATTGGCGCTGCCTGTGGTTTCCAACCTCGCGACCAGAACGGCGAGCAGCAAGTCTATGCCATCGCCCAATCCCGAGCAGACGCTGAGCGGGGCGTACCCGAGATGAGCCTGGCGGGAACCTCCGAGATTCCTCTCGCTGGCATGAAGGCCATGTCTACTATCGACGCTGTTGATCTACCTCTGAAGAGAGTCGCCGTATCAAGATGCTACCGTGCGGAAGCTGGTGCCCGCGGCGCCGAAACAAAGGGCCTCTATCGCGTGCATGAGTTTTCCAAAGTCGAAATGTTTGCGTGGACGGGCCCCGACGAGTTTGAAGCCCGGGAAGCCTTTGACGAGATGCTGGACATTCAGACAGAGATCCTCCTCTCCCTAGGACTGTACTGTCGCGTCCTGTCCATGCCGTCGACGGATCTCGGTGCGTCTGCGACACGTAAAATCGACATGGAAGCTTGGTTCCCCAGCAGAGAGCATCACAGCGGCGGATGGGGTGAAGTTACGTCCGCGAGCCTCTGTACGGACTATCAGACGAGGCGACTAGCGACACGCCTTAAGACGACTAGCGGCAAGCTTGTCTTTCCTTGGACGGCCAATGGGACGGCGCTGGCGGTGCCGAGGGTGCTGGCTGCCATTTTAGAGAACGGGtgggacgaggaggagggaacGGTGACTATTCCGGAGTGTTTGTGGCCGTGGATGGGGAGGGACAAGATTGGGCCttcggcgaggaggaggaaggaCGGGAATGTGGGGGAGATGATGgcgtaaaaaaagaataagaataaggGAATAGGGGTGAAAATGTTTGATTTGATTACGAGATATTATGTTTTGGGAGGCACTTTTTGCTCTGGGACTGGCtgtcttttccctctttgttttttggTTACTTTCTTCGAAGCATGTCAAGTGCGGGTGTATCACGGAATTGGTCGGCTACGTTTGCCGCATGATTGTACGATATAGTGTATGTAACGGGCATGTgcaaagggagaaaaaagtTGATATCATCTACTTGTCTGGCACCTCTTTCCCCTTTTTGCCTCAATCTTgattctcttcctttgtTGATATCAATCTGTGTCATTGTGTCCGTTTCTGATGGCTCTCTTAGAGGCTCCGTAGCTGCTGGGAGTGATACATATCTAGGAGCGATATGTTGCCTCTGGAGATATCGTAGCTAAAAGTGCTGCCGTAGGTATCAAGTTTTGATATAGCGCATGCGGCGATCCAGTCTCCGAAGGAGATCCTCCCAAGAGTGTTCATCAGCGAGATACAGCGTGTCCCCCTCCTGAGCAATATATCTCGCTGTATCGAGGTTCTGCTCAATTGTACGCATTGCTTCCAAATCAAGTCAGAGGATGTGGATTCAGTAGTGAGCTCTCCTATGTATTCCACCCATCGCTCATAGGCCAGTTGATTGATATAGTCTTGGATAGAGATGTTAGGACCAGCATGAGGCAGCTTTTCGCGCAGTTCGTCCTCGAGAGTTGGATCGGATTGCACTTCCGTCTGTTGGCAATTCGTAATAGATTGTTGTACGAGCAGTACAGGAATGCCTTGTTGCTTTGCCACCCATAGTGAAACATTAAGCATTACTACGGGTCTTTGACAGTCGGTTATATACTCAAAGTCTTCAGTCGTACACTTGCCACAGCAACGGACAAATTGAGGCATCGCCCAAAAATACGCTGCTGTGACGTCTTGTGGCCTGCTACCCCTCCAGCTGTATTCTGTGTCTTTCAAATGTGCTTTCAGAAACTGGCGTGGCACTCCGTGAGATGTGAGTACTTGGATAGTTGCCTCATCTAATTGTCCCGGCAGAACTATAGTTCTCGAAGTTGACAACAGCTGGAGATGCAACTCTCCTACGGTGGGCAAGGGAGTGACTCTGTATCGGCCATCTGCCGATTTCAAGACGAATCCTCGCTCATTAGAATCTTCGCCGTTTGTAGCCGTCGATAATACTTTCATCCTTGACGTTATTCAACTAAAGTTTATCTATTATTGATTagatttaatattaatagtgTCGCAAATAGGATATAATGTTCGCTTACTCAGTTCTGCCTTGGCAAatcgatgaagatggatgTGACTGCAGTGGATCAGGGGAGTTGAAGACTTCAAGGGCGCAAGACTCTTTATTCTATagatgaaagagaggaaagaagagggagagagagagaaaaaaaaaaaaacagtttTAGGCAAACGTCTGTTGTAGCTCACGTGCATGTGGCGAGACCAGTGTATTCACTTGACCGCTCAGCGCTGAACAATAACTCACTTTGCCTTCACTGTTTATAGGATATGCGTATTGCGGGCTGATTCATTGATTAAACGCATATCATTTGGCCGAATATCATCTCTATGCATAGCATagaaaaatatataattgGGAGCGTTTTCATTTTTGTATAATACCGCTgtatgagaagaagacaacAATATGAAAGCCTTCATTAACTTGGAGCCGCTCTTCGCTCTCCTGTTCCAAGGCTTACCGCGGCATGAAGGCCATGTCTACTATTGACGTTATTGACCTACCCCTTAAGAGAGTCGCCGTATCAAGATACTACCGTGCCGAAGCTGGAGCCCGCGGCGCCGAGAGTTCGAATTTCCACGGCAGCACACTCTGGGATATAATTCGATAATGGGCACACTATCGAATGTGCATCGTGTTTATTACGCAAGGAGCCAACAATCCTCGCTAACAAGACGGATTTTGCGAAGAATTTACCCTAAAAGTACTGCCATCTATTTTCGCAAGGTTCTTCCAGAGGCGTCCCAAAAGTACTGGAGAAAGCAATATGTTGCGGGTAAGATCAAAGCCTGCAGGCAGTAGAATCCTTGAAGCTCCATATATAAATTGGAAGTATTGACTGAGAGCATATAACCAAgcggaaaagagagaagaatgaggAATGAAATTGCTTCACTCTTCAAGCTATGAATAGGAATTTTGGAGTACAAGTAAGTTTACTAGCATAGACGTCGAGGAAGAATAAAATACAACAACAAATGCAGCCACTTCCTCCTGTAGAGATAATTTTAGCATAATTCGATTCTGAGTTAGCAAAACATCGAAACGGCCACAAAGTATAATGCATTTGTACCTACAGCCAACGCTTTATCAATTTTCACATGAAGTTGCTGTAGCGACTATTGTGTAAAGATATTCTCAAGTGTGCTAATATTCTCAatataaaaagggaaagccTTGCTTATCCTAATGCATTGCTTGATCATTTGAACACTAGAAAGTTCAACGCAGCCGAAGATATCGATAGATTTCACATAGACACTATTATTTATCAGAAACATACAGAAAACTCCATATTacggaagaagatggctctATATCTTGCTCTACGTCTCACTCTGCGCCTTATGCAAGCGATTTTGCTGCATATGTAAACGTATATTTATATAGTTCGGTATGCACAAGTCAATTTTGACCAATATTATTTGTTACGTTAGAGTTACGATTTCTTCCTTAGTGGAGTACTGCTGTTATACTTCACGGCTATCTTTTTCGAGCACCTCGCAAAAACACTCGAGCAGCCCAGTGGCCTCCGATAGCGATATTTTTGGACCCAATTTTGGGCAGGATTTGTCTTGCCATCCTTGCGCAGGTCAGCAAGCATCTTTGCTCAGCTGAGCTTCGGCCGGTCTCGCCTGGTCAAGGAGCACTTTGAGTAGTTTTGGTGCGGCGAAACATGCTCGATAACTATGGACTGACGACCGGGCCGTTTGGGCAAACTGCGTACTTttactaggtaggtaggcaaAGGCAGATCAGAGTATTCTGGGCGTGCCTGAACAAGATTCATCTACATGTTTATTACTACTACCTTTTAGCCCAGCAAGTATCGGCTCGCAATGGAAATCGACACCTCAGATCAAAAATACTCGTACACAGCGTGCCAAGTGCAAGTAGGTACTGCAAATACTCTGGGCTGTCCAGCTGGGCGACAATTTGGCAAGAGCAAGTCGAGCGGCAAGAAGGCTTCGTTCACCGCCGGCTGGGTGATAGTTTGGCCAAAGAAGCACGGCAGGAACGATTTACCACCAAAGGCTGGCGGTCAGTTGGCGGTCAGTTGGCGGTCAGTTCGTGAACGAGCAAGTTTAAACGGCAGGAACGAAGTTGCCCGTTCCAAATGGAAAGAACTTCCCACATTTTGTTCCGTCTCCTTTTTGCCTatgccttctcttcttttcttctctcctttcttcctcttttcctttttctttcatcacACGCGACAGATTCTTTCGTATTGACTGACTGCTCGCGTTCTTCGATCGATACTGATCATGTCGTCGACCATCTCTTCGTGGACTTCCGTGGGCTGGACGGCCATCGGAGTCGTTTTTACTGGAGCAATATTTTTgctcgcccttcttcaggCCTGCAAGCCTACTTTGTTTCCTGTTGGCAAATTTTCCAAGGAGGTCAAAGATCTCCTTAACGACGCCAGCTTTGGAAAAATCCGAGACGATCTGGAGGCAATGAAGAGGAACGTCGAGGCGTCGATGACGGCAGTGCCTGCTGGGGAGGCACCTGCTGAGACGCTTCGGGACATCGTCACCTCAACCAGAGACGAAACCCGTGCAATGAGGGAGGCATTGACGGGTCTAGCCTCTGCGTTGACGGCTGCATACGCAGACCTAGCTCCTGCGCTGACGGCTTTCACTGACGAAGTTCGTGCGATGAGCCGGGCATCCACGGACCTAGTCGGTGAAATGACGGCAGTCAGAGGCGAAGTTTGCGCGATGCGAGAGGATGTCAAGAGGTCGAAGGCAGATGTGGCGACTTCGGTCAACGCTCCGCCCGAGGTCTCTTCTGAACTCCGACGGCTGAGGACAGACGACTCGAAGATCCAGAGAGCTGGCAACTCTCCCCTGCGATCCCATTTGGGTTAACAGGGCTCTCGCCAAATTGCCGGCGCGAGAAGGGATCCGGCGACACTTCCAGACCATGCCAGCGATGGTTTGATGACACCGCCCGCCGTCCAGGGCGGTGGGGGCCAATGTCGAAAGGCATTGCGCCCTCCCCAGCGTTGGCTCGCACCTCACCGTGGTGCTGGGGTCTAGTAGCCTTGCCAAAGGTGAAGCCAAGACGAGCCTGTAGTAAATGCCAGTGAATACTTCGTAGATTGATCTACCTGCCTCTACTGATCGGATCTTCATGCTATCTAGTAGACGGGAGATAGGCCCATTCTCCTGTAGGTTCCAGGAGAACCTTATCTGCTTTGCTCCACAAGTGCCTCGCCATGCCTGGCCGATGTCCCAAAAGATGCCTGGATTGCGGCTCTTCCGACCTTTCCTTCGGTTTAACCATACTACTCCACTTCCAGTCAAATGGTGATCTGACTGATCCAAGCTGATTGTAGACGTTGATCTTGATCACCCAACGCTTCTCCTGCAGAGTGATGCTGATACAGTAGTCCGTTAGACATTCAGGACAAGACTTGATGGATTCATGACATGAAATAAAACAATCTGTAGGACACCGAGCAGCTAGCTCAGGGAGTTGTTTTTGAGGATAAGAATATTGGCTGGTTGTAAGATGTGGGCATAGCGGATGCGGGGCGCAATCGATGGGCTTCCTGGGATTTTCTTGATTCTTGTCAGGATATACCGTAATATCTGATGATAGCATCAGTTCATCGCCAATAATACGGGCTCTCCAAAATGTATGATGTCTTCCATCCCAATAACCGTAATCAGTGATTGATGTTGATAATACTTTGGCCCGGGGACCATGTGCTGCCCCATAAAAATGTCGATTCATGATCACCCGTGCAAGAGGATACAACAAAGTTGGCATCCCATGGTGCTTGATTTGATACTTTTCTCTGCAGGTATCCTGGTGTTTCATGTAATAGTGTGGAATTTCTGAATCAAAATGCCGAAACCAAGGCATGCGCCATCGATGGAGTTTGAGGCAAAAGTGGCAGAAATAGTGATGAGGCACGTCCCTTTCTAGGAGAGCCAGAAAGTCTTGTTTCTCAGTGGACGATAGCTGAAGAGGTTGAGAGAAGTAGTAAAGGAAAAATGTCCTGCAAGTTAGAGCAAGCGAGAGGAGCGAGGGTCGATCGAGATATGCTATAATTGCTAATAGTATTTCTGGGGGAATGGTGAGGCAGCCAAGCCGGGGACGAGGCCTTAGGTAGATGACGGTGCGTGAACTGAAACTGATTCTGGATAACGTGAGGGCCATGATTTGTTCGATGGCCATGTTGATAGGCTGATGATTGATGACTGACGAGAGAGAAATCGAGGCTAGGTTGGGAATATTGAATGTCTGGttacctacatgtagttggCAAGGCTAGAACTGAAATTGTTCAACAATTTATGATGTCATGTGCAACTTCGCCTTTTCATGTCTGTCTGGCGGGATTAACTCTGCTCTAAGTTGGGCCTATACGCGTGATCGGGACCATCCGAAGGTGGAGCTGAGATCCATTTGTGGGCCGGCGGACCGAATTACACCTGTTCAGTAATAAGTCACCTTGACCCTTGACAGAATCGCACAGAGTTCAAGGCGTATTCGTGATGCCAAAGCCAATCGACCTATTTGTTGCGTTATTGTCTTTTTGGCGAGCTGAACATGGATATCATCAGCAAGCGTCACTTTGGTATTTGTGGGCTATATCCCTTTGCTCTGCAAAATTGACTAGAAACTGGCGAT is drawn from Trichoderma atroviride chromosome 7, complete sequence and contains these coding sequences:
- a CDS encoding uncharacterized protein (TransMembrane:12 (i138-159o171-193i205-223o229-252i264-289o295-315i371-390o410-432i453-472o478-500i507-532o544-564i)); translation: MDSAERELWEAERDASAGRYQRASNEIERAITASSASSSSDRDSIYRRRTNMSRVSTQNDLERHSTALSRIATQRSQHVNTVGGSIRSESRASRKPLPAFGGGKPYPPLLPAQEEYVVEFDGPNDPLHAQNWPTRKKLLTSAMLAYTTVVATFTSSIFSSATSTVARKFDVGLEVGVLGTSLYVLGFAFGPSLWAPLSELKGRRLPIVVSIFGFSLFTIATATAKDIQTILICRFFAGFFGSCPLAVVAAVFSDMFDNRTRGTAIAIFSMTVFTGPMLAPFIGGFIVTSYLGWRWTEYLCAIMGFAAFILDLFFLEESYPPVILVSKASELRRRTKNWGIHAKQEEIEIDFGELVSKNFLRPIRLLFTEPIIFLLSLYMSFIYGLLYLFFTAYPLVFQGVHGFTPGISGLTFFGLVIGELLATFTIIAQVPWYNRKLAANNGMPIPEWRLPNMMVGGIAFAGGIFWFGWTGFSADIHWAAPAVSGILTGFGLMSIFLQALNYIVDAYLMFAASALAGNTLMRSLFGAAFPLFGRQMFVGMHIQWASTLLGCVAVALAPIPFIFYKYGAKIRAKSKIAPVFSAPADEPESSDTNVDENEEVQREKEEEHNAAALANAPKKESEVGGPAETV
- a CDS encoding uncharacterized protein (BUSCO:EOG092D2V2V), with product MIPSLCRLRCPQWQLRARICSARTFSDVKRPSSAPKPIIDIKHIRQNPELYEKTCLERNYKRQASYPARIGQLHAEWQQLQKDGRALRERSNLLRKELANSATSSDDEDLKDVKNMSREKVQEEARALKSELVVIEKKEADAVTQMEALALEIPNLTSADTPRGEEFEVLSYINEPPSFEQGPERIWRSHVHIGAELGILDFAGAATASGWGWYYLLGEAAQLEQALIQYALAVVTKHGWTQVSPPTMVYSHIGAACGFQPRDQNGEQQVYAIAQSRADAERGVPEMSLAGTSEIPLAGMKAMSTIDAVDLPLKRVAVSRCYRAEAGARGAETKGLYRVHEFSKVEMFAWTGPDEFEAREAFDEMLDIQTEILLSLGLYCRVLSMPSTDLGASATRKIDMEAWFPSREHHSGGWGEVTSASLCTDYQTRRLATRLKTTSGKLVFPWTANGTALAVPRVLAAILENGWDEEEGTVTIPECLWPWMGRDKIGPSARRRKDGNVGEMMA
- a CDS encoding uncharacterized protein (TransMembrane:1 (o12-30i)): MSSTISSWTSVGWTAIGVVFTGAIFLLALLQACKPTLFPVGKFSKEVKDLLNDASFGKIRDDLEAMKRNVEASMTAVPAGEAPAETLRDIVTSTRDETRAMREALTGLASALTAAYADLAPALTAFTDEVRAMSRASTDLVGEMTAVRGEVCAMREDVKRSKADVATSVNAPPEVSSELRRLRTDDSKIQRAGNSPLRSHLG